A DNA window from Hydrogenophaga taeniospiralis contains the following coding sequences:
- a CDS encoding transglutaminaseTgpA domain-containing protein yields MKFPRRFASSAVRPASSLPRDTRDTLFLLAVIAWVVMMQIGQIPWWCTALTAGVLAWRTTLALRGLPLPGWAWRMGLLALTVAATWWTHRTLLGREAGVTLIVVLLALKTLELRARRDAFVVFFLAFFTLLTHFFHSQSLLTAAGILIALLGLLTALVNAHMPVGRPPLAQAARIAAGMAAMGAPIMLVLFLLFPRLSPLWGMPGQDETGRSGLSSSMRVGRFAELALDDGIALRVRFDDAPPPQGQLYFRGPVLSDFDGIEWRALRSGFPTSMALPADLSVSGPPVRYEVTMEPNRRPWLFVLEAATQVPEVPGTHARMNSDLQWITMRPMDTLVRYRAESHVNFRHGPLTPVVALQDHIELPGGYNPRTLALAQALRREHGSGPQANAALIDAVMQRLRTGGYTYTLDPGVYGQHTADEFWFDKREGFCEHIASSFVILMRAMDIPARIVTGYQGGELNAVDGYWTVRQRDAHAWAEVWLQGRGWVRVDPTSAVSPGRIGSFERLRAPEGAIAGAFRNLSPTLTTQLRAAWEAVNNRWNQWVLNYTQGQQLDLLKKLGFSSPSWTDLAYVLIGVVVGVSLLGAAWTLWERQQHDPWLRLLQRSRKRLRQLGLDSGDHLPPRELAAQVQRHFGSTEFSNRLAQWLLRLEAQRYSRHSPLTLAALQREFQQLTWPRKPLH; encoded by the coding sequence ATGAAATTCCCGCGCCGCTTCGCGTCGTCCGCCGTTCGCCCGGCCTCGTCTTTGCCCCGGGACACCCGCGACACGCTGTTCCTGCTGGCCGTGATCGCCTGGGTCGTGATGATGCAGATCGGCCAGATTCCGTGGTGGTGCACGGCGCTCACCGCCGGGGTGCTGGCCTGGCGCACCACCTTGGCGCTGCGCGGGCTGCCGTTGCCGGGCTGGGCCTGGCGCATGGGTTTGCTGGCACTCACCGTGGCGGCCACCTGGTGGACCCACCGCACCCTTTTGGGGCGAGAGGCTGGCGTCACGCTCATCGTGGTGCTGCTGGCGCTCAAGACGTTGGAGCTGCGCGCCCGGCGCGACGCCTTCGTGGTGTTCTTCCTCGCCTTCTTCACCCTGCTCACGCACTTTTTCCATTCGCAGTCGCTGCTCACCGCGGCCGGCATCCTGATCGCGCTGCTGGGCCTGCTGACCGCGCTGGTCAACGCCCACATGCCGGTGGGCCGCCCGCCCCTGGCCCAGGCGGCCCGCATCGCCGCGGGCATGGCGGCCATGGGCGCGCCCATCATGCTGGTGCTGTTCCTGCTGTTCCCCCGGCTGTCGCCGCTGTGGGGCATGCCCGGTCAGGACGAGACCGGCCGCAGTGGCCTGTCGAGCAGCATGCGGGTGGGCCGTTTCGCCGAACTGGCGCTCGACGATGGCATCGCGCTGCGCGTGCGGTTCGACGACGCGCCGCCGCCCCAGGGCCAGCTGTATTTCCGCGGCCCGGTGCTCAGCGACTTCGACGGCATCGAATGGCGCGCCCTGCGTTCGGGGTTTCCAACCTCGATGGCGCTGCCGGCCGACCTCAGCGTCTCGGGCCCACCGGTGCGCTACGAAGTCACCATGGAGCCGAACCGCCGGCCCTGGCTGTTCGTGTTGGAGGCCGCCACGCAGGTCCCCGAGGTGCCGGGCACGCACGCGCGCATGAACAGCGACCTGCAGTGGATCACCATGCGGCCCATGGACACCCTGGTGCGCTACCGGGCCGAGAGCCACGTGAACTTCCGCCACGGTCCGCTCACCCCGGTGGTGGCCCTGCAGGACCACATCGAACTGCCGGGCGGCTACAACCCGCGCACGCTGGCGCTGGCGCAGGCGCTGCGCCGCGAACACGGCAGCGGGCCGCAGGCCAACGCGGCGCTGATCGACGCCGTGATGCAGCGCCTGCGCACCGGCGGATACACCTACACCCTCGATCCCGGCGTGTACGGCCAGCACACGGCCGACGAATTCTGGTTCGACAAACGCGAAGGCTTCTGCGAACACATCGCCAGCAGCTTCGTGATCCTGATGCGCGCGATGGACATCCCGGCGCGCATCGTCACCGGCTACCAGGGCGGCGAGCTCAACGCCGTGGACGGCTACTGGACGGTGCGCCAGCGCGACGCCCACGCCTGGGCCGAGGTCTGGCTGCAGGGCCGGGGCTGGGTGCGCGTGGACCCGACCTCGGCGGTGTCGCCGGGCCGCATCGGCTCGTTCGAGCGCCTGCGGGCGCCCGAGGGCGCCATCGCAGGCGCCTTCCGCAACCTCAGCCCCACGCTCACGACCCAGCTGCGCGCGGCCTGGGAAGCGGTGAACAACCGCTGGAACCAGTGGGTGCTGAACTACACCCAGGGCCAGCAGCTCGACCTGCTGAAGAAGCTGGGCTTTTCTTCGCCCAGCTGGACCGACCTGGCCTATGTGCTCATCGGCGTGGTGGTGGGCGTGAGCCTGCTCGGCGCGGCCTGGACGCTCTGGGAACGCCAGCAGCACGACCCCTGGCTGCGCCTGCTGCAGCGCAGCCGCAAACGGCTGCGGCAGCTGGGCCTGGACAGCGGCGACCACCTGCCCCCGCGCGAATTGGCCGCCCAGGTGCAGCGGCACTTTGGCTCCACCGAATTCAGCAACCGCCTCGCACAATGGCTGCTGCGCCTCGAAGCGCAGCGCTACAGCCGCCACAGCCCGCTCACGCTGGCCGCGCTGCAACGCGAATTCCAGCAACTCACCTGGCCCCGGAAACCCCTCCATTGA
- a CDS encoding DUF58 domain-containing protein, producing the protein MSPAALRPPAAAPGNAAVPAGWRHPLRALRGRLQRWWHSRLPLTDTLVLAQRNVYILPTRPGWMLALTLLLLLVASINYQLNLGYLLTFLLAGCAVVGVYVCHANLRGLTLHLGAPAPVHAGQAAALDIRLSSERRRPRYGIGLGVLGDRIAGPADAHLAWTDVPAQGSALLQVAWAPPTRGLHRLPPLTALTLFPLGTFRVWTVWRPAAQVLVYPAPEAHPPPLPPGEPLAGSSGAARVQSTGEFDGVRAYRRGDPLKAVVWKKAAQTFAAGRDDLVSRDALSTQRQQLWLDFAHTGVSDVEARLSRLTAWVLMAEGLGLDYGLRLPGRELAPDQGPGHRADCLEALALV; encoded by the coding sequence ATGAGCCCTGCCGCCCTGCGCCCTCCCGCTGCCGCTCCGGGCAACGCTGCTGTGCCGGCTGGCTGGCGCCACCCGCTGCGGGCCTTGCGTGGGCGACTGCAACGCTGGTGGCACAGCCGGCTGCCGCTGACCGACACCCTGGTCCTGGCCCAGCGCAACGTCTACATCCTGCCGACCCGGCCGGGCTGGATGCTGGCCCTCACCCTGCTTCTGCTGCTGGTCGCGAGCATCAACTACCAGCTCAACCTGGGTTACCTGCTCACTTTCCTGCTGGCGGGCTGCGCGGTGGTGGGCGTTTACGTGTGCCACGCCAATCTGCGCGGCCTCACCCTGCACCTGGGGGCGCCCGCGCCGGTGCACGCCGGCCAGGCCGCGGCGCTGGACATCCGGCTGTCCAGCGAACGGCGCCGACCGCGCTACGGCATTGGCCTGGGGGTGCTGGGCGACCGCATCGCCGGCCCCGCCGACGCCCACCTGGCCTGGACCGACGTGCCCGCGCAGGGCAGCGCGCTGTTGCAGGTGGCCTGGGCGCCCCCCACTCGCGGGCTGCACCGCCTGCCCCCGCTGACCGCGCTCACGCTGTTTCCGCTCGGCACCTTCCGTGTCTGGACGGTCTGGCGCCCGGCGGCGCAGGTGCTGGTGTACCCGGCGCCCGAAGCGCACCCGCCGCCGCTGCCCCCGGGTGAACCGCTCGCCGGCAGCTCGGGCGCCGCGCGGGTGCAGAGCACGGGCGAGTTCGACGGCGTGCGCGCCTACCGGCGCGGCGATCCGCTCAAGGCGGTGGTGTGGAAAAAAGCCGCCCAGACCTTCGCCGCCGGGCGAGACGACCTGGTCAGCCGCGACGCCCTGTCCACCCAACGCCAGCAACTCTGGCTCGATTTCGCCCACACCGGAGTGTCCGACGTGGAGGCCCGCCTTTCGCGCCTGACCGCCTGGGTGCTCATGGCCGAGGGCCTGGGGCTCGACTACGGCCTGCGGCTGCCCGGCCGCGAGCTTGCGCCCGACCAGGGCCCGGGTCACCGTGCCGATTGCCTGGAGGCCCTGGCGTTGGTATGA
- a CDS encoding AAA family ATPase — MHADTKIHQLLVQLNTVIVGKSAQVSDCVACLLAGGHLLIEDVPGVGKTTLAHALSRSFGLQFSRVQFTADLMPSDLVGVSIYERGRENFVFHPGPVFAQVLLADEINRASPKTQSALLEAMEEKQVTVEGETRALPHPFFVIATQNPHDQLGTYALPESQLDRFHMRLSLGYPDRAAERELLRGADRRDMLEHLQPVLTPADLARLQQAVAEVHTAEPVLEYLQDLVAATRSGRWFAQGLSPRAALAVVRSAKAQAYLSGRDYVAPDDIASILPQTVAHRLIPVSSAGRGAVEQVRAMLEATPLP, encoded by the coding sequence ATGCACGCCGACACAAAAATACACCAACTTCTGGTTCAGCTTAACACGGTCATTGTGGGCAAATCGGCCCAGGTTTCCGACTGCGTGGCCTGTCTGCTCGCGGGTGGCCACCTGCTCATCGAAGACGTTCCGGGGGTGGGAAAAACCACGCTCGCGCACGCGCTTTCCAGGTCTTTCGGGCTGCAGTTTTCGCGCGTGCAGTTCACCGCCGACCTGATGCCCAGCGACCTGGTGGGGGTGTCCATCTACGAGCGCGGGCGCGAGAATTTCGTGTTCCACCCCGGCCCGGTGTTCGCCCAGGTGCTGCTGGCCGACGAGATCAACCGCGCCAGCCCCAAGACCCAGAGCGCCTTGCTCGAAGCCATGGAAGAAAAGCAAGTGACGGTGGAAGGCGAGACGCGCGCCTTGCCACACCCCTTCTTCGTGATCGCCACGCAAAACCCGCACGACCAGCTGGGCACCTACGCGCTGCCCGAGTCGCAGCTCGACCGTTTCCACATGCGGCTCTCGCTCGGTTACCCGGACCGCGCCGCCGAACGCGAACTGCTGCGCGGCGCCGACCGGCGCGACATGCTCGAACACCTGCAGCCGGTGCTGACCCCGGCCGACCTGGCCCGGCTGCAACAGGCCGTGGCCGAGGTGCACACCGCCGAGCCGGTGCTGGAGTACCTGCAGGACCTGGTGGCCGCCACGCGCTCGGGGCGCTGGTTCGCCCAGGGGCTCTCGCCCCGCGCCGCGCTCGCCGTGGTGCGCTCGGCCAAGGCGCAGGCCTACCTGAGCGGGCGCGACTACGTGGCGCCCGACGACATCGCCTCCATCCTGCCCCAGACCGTGGCGCACCGGCTGATCCCCGTGAGCAGCGCCGGGCGCGGCGCGGTGGAGCAGGTGCGCGCGATGCTGGAAGCGACGCCGCTTCCATGA
- a CDS encoding histone deacetylase family protein yields MSQATGFFTHKNCWRHEMGDGHPECPQRLDAIEDRLLITGLDHALERREATPASMADLELAHGRMHLASLRGLSDGLRDEIAAGGPTHAQVDPDTSINIHSWDAILVAAGAAIDATDAVLAGELLNAFCAVRPPGHHATRNQAMGFCFVNNVAVAAKYALERHGLKRVAIVDFDVHHGNGTEDIVAGDERILMCSFYQHPFYPVCEHSTASNLVNLPVPAYTKGMDIRELIDTMWLPRLDAHRPELIFISAGFDAHREDDMGQLGLVEQDYAWITQRIKEVAQRHARGRIVSCLEGGYDLSALARSVEAHLRVLADV; encoded by the coding sequence ATGAGTCAGGCCACCGGCTTTTTCACACACAAGAATTGTTGGAGACACGAGATGGGCGACGGGCACCCCGAATGCCCTCAGCGGCTCGACGCGATCGAAGACCGCCTGCTCATCACCGGACTCGACCACGCGCTGGAGCGCCGCGAGGCGACTCCCGCCTCCATGGCCGACCTGGAACTGGCCCACGGGCGCATGCACCTGGCGTCGCTGCGCGGCCTCTCCGACGGGCTGCGCGACGAGATCGCCGCTGGCGGCCCGACGCACGCGCAGGTCGATCCGGACACCTCCATCAACATCCACTCCTGGGACGCGATCCTGGTGGCCGCTGGCGCCGCCATCGATGCCACCGACGCGGTGCTCGCCGGCGAGCTGCTCAACGCCTTCTGCGCCGTGCGCCCGCCCGGCCACCACGCCACCCGTAACCAGGCCATGGGCTTCTGTTTCGTTAACAACGTGGCGGTGGCCGCCAAGTACGCGCTGGAGCGCCACGGCCTGAAACGCGTGGCCATCGTCGATTTCGACGTGCACCACGGCAACGGCACCGAGGACATCGTGGCCGGCGACGAGCGCATCCTCATGTGCAGCTTCTACCAGCACCCGTTCTACCCGGTGTGCGAACACTCCACCGCCAGCAATCTGGTCAACCTGCCGGTGCCGGCCTACACCAAGGGCATGGACATCCGCGAGCTGATCGACACGATGTGGCTGCCGCGGCTGGACGCGCACCGGCCCGAGCTGATTTTCATCAGCGCCGGCTTCGACGCCCACCGCGAAGATGACATGGGCCAGCTCGGCCTGGTGGAGCAGGACTACGCCTGGATCACGCAGCGCATCAAGGAAGTGGCGCAGCGCCACGCCCGGGGCCGCATCGTCAGTTGCCTCGAAGGCGGCTACGACCTGAGCGCGCTGGCGCGCAGCGTGGAAGCCCACCTGAGGGTTCTTGCCGATGTCTGA
- a CDS encoding enoyl-CoA hydratase, translating to MSDTTHTPLLLTHHDARGVHTLTLNAPRSFNVLSEAMMAAMQAALDAVAADPQARAVVIAANGRAFCAGHDLKEMKARPDVAYYQALFATCSKLMMSIRKLEVPVIARVQGLATAAGCQLVAQCDLAVAVSEASFGVNGIDVGLFCATPSVALSRNMLPKQAMEMLLTGDFISAEEAKSRGLVNRVVAADALNAELATLVDRIVAKPREALAMGKALFYRQLETGMESAYQLAGQTMACNMAHEVAQEGVQAFIDKRAPRWRA from the coding sequence ATGTCTGACACCACCCATACCCCCCTGCTGTTGACGCACCACGATGCGCGCGGCGTGCACACCCTCACGCTGAACGCGCCGCGCAGCTTCAACGTGCTCTCCGAAGCCATGATGGCCGCGATGCAGGCCGCGCTGGACGCGGTGGCCGCCGACCCGCAGGCGCGCGCGGTGGTGATCGCCGCCAACGGCCGCGCCTTCTGCGCCGGACACGATCTGAAGGAAATGAAGGCCCGGCCTGACGTGGCGTACTACCAGGCGTTGTTTGCCACCTGCTCGAAACTGATGATGAGCATCCGCAAACTGGAGGTGCCGGTGATCGCGCGGGTGCAGGGCCTGGCCACGGCTGCGGGCTGCCAGTTGGTGGCGCAGTGCGATCTGGCGGTGGCCGTGAGCGAGGCCAGTTTCGGCGTGAACGGCATCGACGTCGGCCTGTTCTGCGCCACGCCCAGCGTGGCCCTGTCGCGCAACATGCTGCCCAAACAGGCGATGGAGATGCTGCTCACCGGCGATTTCATCTCGGCCGAGGAAGCGAAAAGCCGGGGACTGGTGAACCGCGTGGTGGCCGCCGACGCGCTCAACGCGGAGCTGGCCACGCTGGTGGATCGCATCGTGGCCAAACCGCGCGAGGCCCTGGCCATGGGCAAGGCGCTGTTCTACCGCCAGCTGGAGACCGGCATGGAGTCGGCCTACCAGCTCGCCGGGCAGACCATGGCCTGCAACATGGCCCACGAGGTGGCCCAGGAAGGCGTGCAGGCCTTCATCGACAAACGCGCGCCCCGCTGGCGCGCCTGA
- a CDS encoding mechanosensitive ion channel family protein, whose protein sequence is MSITVSTTPQPIDDFDLWIAGFTQPTVLIELGALALCIALASGLTWLLRRSLVMQDEKTSVLFGRHLVDGVMFPLLLLTLGYIARALLTQTVPLAVFKVAIPVLVSLVVIRVGVKVLQVAFASAPWVKVLERTISWLAWLAMVLWVSGLLPVVLNELDQIQWKIGASTISLRTMIEGALTAGAVLILSLWVSSAIERRLLRKAVGGDLSLRKAVSNATRALLMFLGLILALSAVGIDLTALSVLGGAIGVGIGFGLQKLAANYVSGFVILAERSMRIGDNVKVDGFEGRITDINARYTVIRSTTGRESIVPNEILITNRVENLSLADGRLWQSTVVSVAYNSDVELVSRLLMESAMAHQRVLIEPAPSVALSAFGADGLEFTLGYWIADPENGTLNIRSLINRSVLQALRAHRIEIPYPQRVLHIQPRAAAEVAPIPPASDS, encoded by the coding sequence ATGTCCATTACCGTTTCCACCACCCCCCAGCCCATCGACGACTTCGACCTCTGGATCGCGGGTTTCACCCAGCCCACCGTGCTGATCGAGCTTGGTGCCCTGGCCCTGTGCATCGCCCTGGCCAGCGGCCTGACCTGGCTGCTGCGCCGCTCGCTGGTCATGCAGGACGAGAAGACCTCCGTGCTGTTTGGCCGGCACCTCGTTGACGGGGTGATGTTTCCGCTGCTGCTGCTCACGCTGGGGTACATCGCGCGTGCCCTGCTCACCCAGACGGTGCCGCTGGCGGTGTTCAAGGTGGCCATTCCGGTGCTGGTCTCGCTGGTGGTGATCCGCGTGGGCGTGAAGGTGCTGCAGGTCGCTTTTGCCAGCGCGCCCTGGGTGAAGGTGCTGGAGCGCACCATCTCCTGGCTGGCCTGGCTGGCGATGGTCCTGTGGGTCAGCGGCCTGCTGCCGGTGGTCCTCAACGAGCTGGACCAGATCCAGTGGAAGATCGGCGCCTCCACCATCAGCCTGCGCACCATGATCGAAGGCGCGCTCACCGCCGGTGCGGTGCTCATCCTCTCGCTGTGGGTGTCCTCCGCCATCGAGCGGCGGTTGTTGCGCAAGGCGGTCGGCGGAGACCTCTCGCTGCGCAAGGCAGTGAGCAATGCCACGCGTGCGCTGCTCATGTTCCTGGGGCTCATCCTGGCCCTGTCGGCGGTGGGTATCGACCTCACGGCGCTCTCGGTGCTGGGCGGCGCCATCGGCGTGGGCATCGGCTTTGGCCTGCAGAAACTGGCGGCCAACTACGTCAGTGGCTTCGTGATCCTGGCCGAGCGCAGCATGCGCATCGGCGACAACGTCAAGGTGGATGGCTTCGAGGGGCGCATCACCGACATCAATGCGCGCTACACGGTGATCCGTTCGACCACGGGCCGCGAGTCCATCGTGCCCAACGAGATCCTGATCACCAACCGGGTGGAGAACCTGTCCCTGGCCGACGGCCGCCTGTGGCAGTCGACGGTGGTGTCGGTGGCCTACAACAGCGATGTGGAGCTGGTCTCGCGCCTGCTGATGGAGTCCGCCATGGCCCACCAGCGCGTGCTGATCGAACCGGCGCCTTCGGTGGCGCTGTCGGCCTTCGGCGCTGACGGGCTGGAGTTCACGCTGGGCTACTGGATCGCGGACCCCGAAAACGGCACGCTCAATATCCGCTCGCTGATCAACCGCAGCGTTCTGCAGGCGCTGCGCGCCCACCGCATCGAAATCCCGTACCCGCAGCGCGTGCTGCACATCCAGCCGCGGGCTGCGGCGGAGGTGGCGCCCATCCCGCCCGCTAGCGACTCATGA
- a CDS encoding TRAP transporter large permease, with protein MIEAGLGFIAVFMLALARIPLAISMSIVGLAGLGILRGWQPAFASTSQVIFETGFHYVLSVIPLFILMGNFVARAGMARELYSAANSFVGHKRGGLAMASIIASGGFGAICGSSIATAATMTRVAYPEMKAHGYKDSLSTGAIAAGGTLGIMIPPSTIMVIYGIITETDIGKLFVAGILPGILAIVCLCLAVVFITWRDPSAGPRAERSTWSQRLKALSGIWGVAVLFGLVIGGIYGGVFTATEGAGIGASGAFLFALLRGTLSPREVLEILVESTRTTAMLFTILIGAMIFSNFVNFTSMPGDLRDFIVQFSPNPIMVVIVMMAIYIVLGLAMEELSMVLLTIPVFYPVITALGFDPVWFGILIVTIVEIGMISPPVGMNLFVINSLLPGVRLRSIFQGVWPFVMADVVRLGILIAFPAIALWLPGFMSR; from the coding sequence ATGATCGAAGCCGGACTGGGGTTCATCGCTGTTTTCATGCTCGCGCTGGCGCGCATTCCGTTGGCCATCTCCATGTCCATCGTGGGTCTGGCCGGGCTGGGTATCCTGCGCGGCTGGCAACCCGCCTTCGCCAGCACCAGCCAGGTGATTTTCGAAACCGGCTTTCACTACGTGCTCTCGGTGATCCCGCTGTTCATCCTGATGGGCAACTTCGTGGCCCGAGCCGGCATGGCGCGCGAACTGTATTCGGCCGCCAACTCCTTTGTGGGCCACAAACGCGGCGGCCTGGCCATGGCGAGCATCATTGCCTCGGGCGGCTTCGGGGCCATCTGTGGCTCGTCCATCGCCACGGCGGCCACCATGACACGCGTGGCCTATCCGGAGATGAAGGCGCACGGCTACAAGGACTCGCTGAGCACGGGCGCCATCGCGGCCGGTGGCACGCTGGGCATCATGATCCCGCCGTCCACCATCATGGTGATCTACGGGATCATCACCGAGACCGACATCGGCAAGCTGTTCGTGGCGGGCATCCTTCCGGGCATCCTGGCCATCGTCTGTCTTTGCCTGGCCGTGGTGTTCATCACGTGGCGCGATCCATCGGCCGGTCCGCGTGCCGAACGCAGCACCTGGAGCCAGCGTCTCAAGGCGCTGAGCGGCATCTGGGGTGTGGCGGTGCTGTTCGGGCTGGTCATCGGCGGCATCTATGGTGGCGTGTTCACCGCCACCGAAGGCGCGGGCATCGGCGCCTCGGGCGCCTTCCTGTTCGCCCTGCTGCGTGGCACGCTGAGCCCGCGCGAGGTGCTGGAAATCCTGGTGGAAAGTACCCGCACCACCGCCATGCTGTTCACCATCCTGATCGGTGCCATGATCTTCAGCAACTTCGTCAACTTCACCAGCATGCCCGGCGATCTGCGCGATTTCATCGTGCAATTCAGCCCGAACCCCATCATGGTGGTGATCGTGATGATGGCCATCTACATCGTGTTGGGCCTGGCCATGGAAGAGCTGTCCATGGTGTTGCTGACCATCCCGGTGTTCTACCCGGTGATCACCGCGCTCGGCTTTGATCCCGTGTGGTTCGGCATCCTGATCGTCACCATCGTGGAGATCGGCATGATCTCGCCACCGGTGGGCATGAACCTGTTCGTCATCAACTCGCTGCTGCCGGGCGTTCGGTTGCGCAGCATCTTTCAGGGCGTGTGGCCCTTCGTGATGGCCGACGTGGTGCGGCTGGGCATCCTGATCGCGTTCCCGGCCATCGCCTTGTGGCTGCCCGGCTTCATGAGTCGCTAG
- a CDS encoding TRAP transporter small permease, translated as MLKKLDRLLYWSTGIMAAMALFSLMWLTLVDVIGRKFFDHSVPGGLEITEVLMVIVIFAALPLVSWRNEHVVFDSFDGYIPEWLRSVQARLVNLVCAGAFGFLGRLMAMRAERFEEYGDTTVHLQLSIAPVAWLMAGLLVVTALIHLVFVFAPHVRESAGGHPGAAT; from the coding sequence ATGCTGAAAAAACTCGACCGGTTGCTGTACTGGTCCACCGGCATCATGGCCGCCATGGCGCTCTTTTCCCTGATGTGGCTCACCCTCGTGGACGTGATTGGGCGCAAGTTCTTTGACCACTCGGTCCCGGGCGGGCTGGAGATCACCGAAGTGCTGATGGTGATCGTGATCTTTGCCGCGCTGCCCCTGGTGTCGTGGCGCAACGAACACGTGGTGTTCGACTCCTTTGATGGCTACATCCCCGAATGGCTGCGATCGGTGCAGGCCCGTCTGGTCAACCTGGTGTGTGCCGGAGCCTTCGGCTTCCTGGGACGGCTCATGGCCATGCGCGCCGAGCGTTTCGAGGAGTACGGTGACACCACGGTGCACCTTCAGCTGTCAATTGCGCCCGTGGCCTGGCTGATGGCCGGATTGTTGGTGGTCACCGCCCTGATCCATCTGGTGTTCGTGTTCGCGCCTCATGTCCGCGAAAGTGCCGGCGGCCACCCGGGAGCGGCCACATGA
- a CDS encoding TRAP transporter substrate-binding protein, which yields MKLRHLFAAALSTTVLTSGLASAQTVFTVSSWLPPTHTLSTVQKNWCDLLEKESAGRMKCNILPKSVAAPPGTFDAVRDGLADISYTVDGYTPGRFINTQVAEFPFLGDSSVATSVAYQRIYSKYFAPLGEHRGVKALAVFTHGPGIIFNSKKPVASAADAATLKFRIGGGNINELSKAMGWNTTLKPAPESFELLSTGVMDGTFFPDESVASFKLGMVKHATTFPGGLYNTSFVFMMNEDKYKGLSPQDKAVVDKLSGEVAARMFGEGWDKVDAASRDMQKSMGVTRVAADKAFVKAVMDKQDYLETKWAAAAQVKGLKNPKGVLAEFRAEIAKAK from the coding sequence ATGAAACTTCGCCACCTGTTCGCCGCCGCCCTGTCCACCACGGTACTGACCAGCGGGCTCGCGTCTGCCCAGACCGTCTTCACCGTCTCCAGCTGGTTGCCTCCCACGCACACGCTGAGCACGGTGCAGAAGAACTGGTGCGATCTGCTGGAGAAGGAAAGCGCGGGCCGCATGAAGTGCAACATCCTGCCCAAGAGCGTGGCCGCGCCTCCCGGCACGTTTGACGCGGTGCGCGACGGTCTGGCCGACATCTCCTACACCGTGGACGGCTACACGCCGGGCCGTTTCATCAACACCCAGGTGGCCGAGTTTCCGTTCCTGGGCGACAGCTCGGTGGCGACTTCGGTGGCCTACCAGCGCATCTACAGCAAATACTTCGCGCCGCTGGGCGAGCACCGCGGTGTGAAGGCGCTGGCGGTGTTCACGCACGGCCCCGGCATCATCTTCAACAGCAAGAAGCCGGTGGCCTCGGCCGCTGACGCGGCCACGCTGAAGTTCCGCATTGGCGGGGGCAACATCAACGAGCTCTCCAAAGCCATGGGCTGGAACACCACGCTCAAGCCGGCGCCCGAGTCTTTCGAGCTGCTTTCCACCGGTGTGATGGACGGCACCTTTTTCCCCGACGAATCCGTGGCGTCGTTCAAGCTCGGCATGGTCAAACACGCCACCACCTTCCCTGGCGGTCTGTACAACACCAGCTTCGTGTTCATGATGAACGAGGACAAGTACAAGGGCCTGTCGCCGCAGGACAAGGCCGTGGTGGACAAACTCTCCGGCGAAGTCGCCGCGCGCATGTTCGGCGAGGGTTGGGACAAGGTGGATGCGGCCAGCCGCGACATGCAGAAGTCCATGGGGGTGACCCGCGTCGCCGCCGACAAGGCGTTCGTGAAGGCGGTCATGGACAAGCAGGACTACCTGGAAACCAAGTGGGCCGCCGCCGCGCAGGTCAAGGGGCTGAAGAACCCCAAGGGCGTGCTGGCCGAGTTCCGCGCCGAAATCGCCAAGGCGAAATAG
- a CDS encoding electron transfer flavoprotein subunit beta/FixA family protein: MKVIVPVKRVVDYNVKVRVKSDGTGVDIANVKMSMNPFDEIAVEEAVRLKEKGVVTEVIAVSCGVTQCQETLRTAMAIGADRAILVETAEELQPLAVAKLLKALVDKEQPGLVILGKQAIDDDCNQTGQMLAALADLPQGTFASKVEVVDGKVNVTREVDGGLETLSLSLPAIVTTDLRLNEPRYVTLPNIMKAKKKQMDIVKPEDLGVDVSPRIKTLKVSEPPKRGAGIKVPDVATLVEKLKNEAKVI; the protein is encoded by the coding sequence ATGAAGGTCATCGTCCCCGTCAAACGCGTGGTGGATTACAACGTCAAGGTGCGCGTCAAGAGCGACGGTACGGGCGTGGACATCGCCAACGTCAAGATGAGCATGAACCCGTTTGACGAGATCGCGGTGGAAGAAGCCGTGCGCCTGAAGGAGAAGGGCGTCGTCACCGAAGTCATCGCCGTCTCCTGCGGCGTGACCCAGTGCCAGGAAACCCTGCGCACCGCCATGGCCATCGGCGCGGACCGCGCCATCCTGGTGGAAACCGCCGAAGAACTGCAGCCCCTGGCCGTGGCCAAGCTGCTCAAGGCCCTGGTGGACAAGGAACAGCCCGGCCTCGTGATCCTGGGCAAGCAGGCCATCGACGACGACTGCAACCAGACCGGCCAGATGCTCGCCGCCCTGGCGGACCTGCCGCAAGGCACTTTCGCCAGCAAGGTCGAGGTGGTCGACGGCAAGGTGAACGTGACCCGTGAAGTCGACGGCGGTCTGGAAACCCTGAGCCTGTCGCTGCCGGCCATCGTCACCACCGACCTGCGCCTGAACGAGCCGCGCTACGTGACCCTGCCCAACATCATGAAGGCCAAGAAGAAGCAGATGGACATCGTCAAGCCCGAAGACCTCGGCGTGGACGTGAGCCCGCGCATCAAGACCTTGAAGGTCAGCGAGCCGCCCAAGCGCGGTGCGGGCATCAAGGTGCCGGATGTGGCGACCTTGGTCGAGAAGCTGAAAAACGAGGCGAAGGTGATTTGA